Proteins encoded by one window of Labrus bergylta chromosome 2, fLabBer1.1, whole genome shotgun sequence:
- the paip1 gene encoding polyadenylate-binding protein-interacting protein 1 — translation MNDHFDRAPGAGRSRNLPGDPGFVGTAVDGETKTMLFNQREPLRQPRTCPPFAENNTTNELSVGGDFKKQNKAQQNANANSISASKKCNDVDSVIKSSKLSASAPEFVPSGIGLYEDAAFYDDGESYEEPTLSDLVTDFMAHLSSSPGSFESDVEHITGMLNSLVTTGESLHELVELIYTQSTAIPNFAYTGARLCNYLSHHLNISPPSGNFRQLLLKRCRTEFEQRGVAVRGDPETQKKFHSFVLFLGELYLNLEVKGGKGLRAEILLSALNDLMKSLFDNPVDANLICAVKLLKLTGSVLDDAWKESGKPHMEELIHKIENVLLDATCSRDVRQMLLKLVELRSSDWGRVRAAAAASNATPDNDPNYFMNEPTFYTEDGTPFTAADPDYAEKYQEILDRQDYFNDIYGENGSESEIYDSEEEMGPEIEEAFENFCLESERKRKQ, via the exons ATGAACGACCATTTCGACCGAGCTCCCGGAGCAGGTAGGAGCCGAAACCTACCTGGAGACCCGGGCTTCGTGGGCACCGCTGTGGATGGCGAGACCAAAACCATGCTGTTCAACCAGAGGGAGCCTTTGAGACAGCCGCGAACATGCCCGCCATTTGCCGAGAACAACACGACCAACGAGCTGAGTGTCGGAGGAG attttaaaaaacagaacaaagctCAACAAAATGCAAATGCCAACAGTATATCTGCCtccaaaaaatgtaatgatgtgGATTCTGTCATCAAGTCTTCAAAACTGTCAGCCAGTGCCCCAGAGTTTGTTCCCTCTGGAATTGGCCTGTACGAA GACGCCGCATTTTATGATGACGGTGAAAGCTATGAAGAACCTACCTTGTCCGACTTGGTCACAGACTTCATGGCCCACCTGAGCTCCTCACCAGGGTCCTTTGAGTCGGATGTTGAACACATAACTGGCATGCTCAATTCGTTGGTCACCACTGGAGAGTCGTTGCATGAGCTGGTGGAACTGATCTACACGCAG TCTACTGCCATTCCAAACTTCGCTTATACGGGTGCCAGGCTTTGTAATTACCTGTCCCATCACTTGAATATCAGCCCGCCAAGTGGCAACTTCCGTCAGCTGCTCCTGAAAAG ATGTCGAACAGAGTTTGAACAGAGGGGCGTAGCTGTTAGAGGAGACCCTGAAACCCAGAAGAAATTCCACTCTTTTGTGCTCTTCCTGGGAGAGCTCTATCTGAACCTGGAG GTGAAGGGTGGAAAAGGTCTCCGAGCAGAAATCCTGCTCTCTGCTCTGAACGACCTGATGAAGAGTCTGTTTGATAATCCTGTGGATGCAAATCTCATCTGCGCTGTTAAACTGCTCAAG ctAACAGGCTCGGTCCTGGATGACGCCTGGAAAGAGAGTGGAAAACCACACATGGAAGAACTAATCcacaaaatagaaaatgttctaCTGGATGCCACCTGTAGCAG GGATGTCAGACAGATGCTTCTGAAATTAGTAGAGTTGAGATCTAGTGACTGGGGTCGGGTccgagctgctgcagcagccagCAATGCCACACCAGACAATGACCCGAACTACTTTATG AATGAACCGACATTCTACACAGAAGATGGAACTCCTTTTACAGCAGCAGATCCAG ATTATGCTGAGAAATACCAAGAGATCCTGGACAGGCAGGATTATTTCAACGACATTTATGGAGAAAATGGAAGTGAAAGTGAAAT ATACGACTCTGAAGAGGAGATGGGGCCTGAGATAGAAGAAGCTTTTGAGAATTTTTGTTTAGAGTCTGAGAGGAAACGAAAACAATGA